One Methanobrevibacter sp. DNA segment encodes these proteins:
- a CDS encoding phosphate ABC transporter substrate-binding protein, protein MKKNHRIAVIVIATVLIIMSGILLFSGFGSSERIDIVGSTSVQPVAEKLVEEYKITHPNANINVQGGGSSVGIKSVHEGSAEIGTSSKELDDNEKEGLKEYELGQDGIVLAVNRNNDVSDLTSTQLKDIFSGKITNWKEVGGNDGKIHVIVREEGSGTLDAFKSIVMGNTKIKSDAIVQSSTEAVKQSVKQDENAIGFVSFAHMSDDVKSLSIEGVAPSTESIADGSYELKRPFLFLVKGEPSGDLKDFIDWINSTEADNVLKGEKIIKSK, encoded by the coding sequence ATGAAAAAGAACCATAGAATTGCAGTTATTGTTATTGCAACCGTGTTAATCATTATGAGTGGAATTTTACTATTTTCAGGATTTGGAAGCTCCGAAAGAATTGATATAGTAGGTTCCACATCTGTACAACCGGTAGCTGAAAAACTAGTAGAAGAATATAAAATTACTCACCCCAATGCAAACATTAATGTTCAAGGTGGAGGATCTAGCGTAGGCATTAAAAGTGTCCATGAAGGAAGCGCAGAAATTGGTACAAGTTCAAAAGAATTGGACGATAATGAAAAAGAAGGATTAAAAGAATATGAACTTGGTCAGGATGGAATTGTATTAGCTGTTAACAGAAATAATGATGTATCAGATTTAACTAGTACCCAATTAAAAGACATATTTTCCGGAAAAATCACCAACTGGAAAGAAGTTGGTGGAAATGATGGTAAAATCCATGTTATAGTCCGTGAAGAGGGATCAGGTACTTTAGATGCATTTAAAAGTATTGTAATGGGAAATACAAAAATCAAAAGTGATGCCATTGTTCAAAGTTCAACTGAAGCTGTAAAACAATCTGTCAAACAAGATGAAAACGCTATTGGTTTTGTTTCATTCGCACACATGTCTGATGATGTGAAATCTTTAAGTATCGAAGGAGTAGCTCCAAGCACTGAAAGTATCGCAGACGGTTCTTATGAATTAAAAAGACCATTTTTATTCCTTGTTAAAGGAGAACCATCAGGTGATTTAAAAGACTTTATCGACTGGATAAATAGCACTGAAGCAGATAATGTTTTAAAAGGAGAAAAAATTATCAAATCAAAATAA
- the pstC gene encoding phosphate ABC transporter permease subunit PstC → MSKLTSETIMEKSLFIIALFSCLVILLIISFIFIEAFPAIQEYGITQFLFGNIWAPNEGQFGVFAMIIGSLYVTFIALLMSVPLSLSCAIFMAEVASSKVRKFLKPVIQTLSGIPSVVYGFFGLILLVPFIRSQFGGTGFGILTAAIILSIMILPTIISVSYDSLRAVPQDYKEASLGLGATNWQTIRRVVFPSALPGIITSIILGMGRAVGETLAVLMVIGNVAKIPASILSPARTLTSNIALEMNYAIGIHYNALFATAVVLFIVIISLLIIANHIQRKYSMDIGGGTL, encoded by the coding sequence ATGTCTAAACTTACATCTGAAACAATAATGGAGAAATCATTGTTTATTATTGCATTATTCTCTTGTTTGGTGATTTTACTTATAATAAGTTTTATATTTATCGAGGCTTTCCCTGCAATACAGGAATATGGAATCACCCAATTTTTATTTGGAAATATCTGGGCGCCAAATGAAGGGCAATTTGGTGTATTTGCAATGATAATTGGATCATTATATGTTACATTCATTGCACTTTTAATGTCAGTTCCTTTATCTCTTTCATGCGCAATATTTATGGCAGAAGTTGCAAGCAGTAAAGTTAGAAAGTTTTTAAAACCCGTTATTCAAACATTATCTGGAATCCCTTCTGTTGTTTATGGATTTTTTGGTCTAATTTTATTAGTCCCATTTATAAGATCTCAATTTGGGGGAACTGGCTTCGGCATACTTACTGCAGCAATCATATTGTCCATCATGATTTTGCCGACTATAATTTCGGTTTCTTATGATTCATTAAGAGCAGTTCCGCAGGACTACAAAGAAGCATCTTTAGGTTTAGGAGCAACAAACTGGCAAACAATTCGTAGAGTTGTTTTTCCATCAGCACTGCCGGGCATTATTACCTCAATTATTTTAGGAATGGGCAGGGCTGTGGGTGAAACATTGGCTGTACTAATGGTCATAGGCAATGTTGCAAAAATACCAGCATCGATTTTAAGTCCTGCTAGAACTTTGACCTCAAATATCGCATTGGAAATGAATTATGCAATCGGCATTCATTATAATGCTTTATTTGCTACTGCAGTCGTGCTGTTTATAGTAATTATTTCATTGTTAATTATTGCAAATCATATTCAAAGGAAATACAGTATGGATATTGGTGGAGGAACATTATGA
- the pstA gene encoding phosphate ABC transporter permease PstA, with product MNFNFISAKISQKIMNSIFLLSGIITLTILVIILAYILIKGLPVINLEFIFGQVENQGASGGIFPIIISSLYVTLLSVLISTPLGVGAAIYMAEYANDGKLTRIIRFGAEILASIPSIVYGLFGLSFFVIFLNLGWSIFSASLVLAIMGIPTIFQVSEVSIRSVPSIYAEGSYGLGATKWQTIYKVVLPAALSGIVTGIILGMTRAISEAAAVMYAVGSSITMPISILDPGRPLPLHLYILATEGISLPNAFGTAAVLVIIVLIITFLTNYFTERYQNKMMGK from the coding sequence ATGAATTTTAATTTTATATCTGCAAAAATTTCTCAAAAAATAATGAATTCAATATTTCTACTTTCAGGAATTATTACCTTAACAATTCTGGTAATTATTTTAGCATATATTTTAATTAAGGGCCTTCCGGTAATAAATTTAGAATTTATTTTCGGTCAAGTTGAAAATCAGGGTGCATCAGGCGGAATATTTCCAATAATCATATCAAGTTTATATGTAACTTTGCTTTCAGTTTTAATATCCACTCCATTGGGAGTAGGTGCTGCTATTTATATGGCGGAATATGCAAATGATGGAAAATTAACTAGGATAATACGTTTTGGAGCCGAAATATTAGCTTCAATTCCTTCAATAGTGTATGGTTTGTTTGGATTATCTTTTTTTGTCATATTTTTAAATTTGGGATGGTCCATATTTTCAGCCAGTTTAGTTTTAGCTATTATGGGGATTCCAACAATATTTCAAGTTTCAGAAGTATCTATACGCTCAGTGCCAAGCATATATGCAGAAGGAAGTTATGGATTGGGCGCTACAAAATGGCAGACCATTTATAAAGTTGTCCTGCCTGCAGCACTTTCCGGAATTGTCACTGGAATTATATTGGGAATGACAAGAGCAATTTCTGAAGCAGCCGCTGTAATGTATGCTGTAGGCTCATCCATTACCATGCCAATTTCAATACTCGATCCGGGTAGGCCATTGCCGCTTCATTTGTATATTTTAGCAACTGAAGGCATTTCTTTACCTAATGCCTTTGGAACTGCAGCCGTTCTAGTGATTATTGTATTGATTATTACATTTTTAACTAATTATTTCACAGAAAGATATCAAAATAAAATGATGGGAAAATAA